The nucleotide window CGCCCACGCCACCGATGCCACCGTCGCGATGCCCAGGCGCTGGTAGATCGCGGCCCGGCGCGGGTCCTGGATGCGGGCCACCACGTTCGGCACCTCGTAGGTCTCCCGGGCGATGCGCGCCGTCATGATGTTGGAGTTGTCGCCACCGGTGACCGCAGCGACGGCGTCGGCGTGCTTGATGTCGGCCTGCTCGAGCGAGTCGCGGTCGAAACCGAACCCGACGACGGCGCGACCGGAGAAGCGATCCGGCAGGTAGCGCTGGAAGCCGCGGCGCGCCTTGTCGATGATGGCGACCGAGTGGCCCTGCGCGTCGAGCTCGATGGCGAGCTCAGACCCGAGGCGTCCACACCCCACGACGATCACGTGCATCGCGCTATTCGACTACGGAAGGCTGGCGCGCGCCAACCTGCGCATGTTGCGAACGTGTAAACGAGCGTAAAGAAATCGCAAGGATTTCCCGGCCAGCCGATACGTTCGCGTCGTGGCTTCACTTGTAAAACGCCTTCTGGTTGGGCGTCCGCTCGCGACGAGCGAGCAGGAACACCAGCGGATCACCAAGGTCATCGCGCTGGCGGTCTTCTCCTCCGACGCCATTTCGTCGACGGCGTACGCGGCCGAGGAGATCCTCTTCGTCACCGCCGCCGCGGGGTCGAGCTTGGCGCTCGGCCTCACGACGCTGGTCCCGATCGCCATCGCCGTCGCCCTCCTGCTGGCGATCGTGGTGACGAGTTACCGCCAGACGATCTTCGCCTACCCCTCGGGCGGCGGCTCCTA belongs to Acidimicrobiales bacterium and includes:
- a CDS encoding TrkA family potassium uptake protein, which gives rise to MHVIVVGCGRLGSELAIELDAQGHSVAIIDKARRGFQRYLPDRFSGRAVVGFGFDRDSLEQADIKHADAVAAVTGGDNSNIMTARIARETYEVPNVVARIQDPRRAAIYQRLGIATVASVAWATDQVMRRLDPDAHTVEWTDANGALSMLEVSLPAAWAGQKLAALSVGDRHRVVAISRGGAGRLATEEAIGQEGDVLHLMVQRDARAELDTLLEHGPDGGHH